One stretch of Armigeres subalbatus isolate Guangzhou_Male chromosome 2, GZ_Asu_2, whole genome shotgun sequence DNA includes these proteins:
- the LOC134216887 gene encoding ubiquitin-like modifier-activating enzyme 1: protein MDLIKKSNLNRQFLFRPHDVQQPKSSVAAKAVKRMNGDIKVVSHENRVCPETEKIYDDKFFERLDGVANTLDNIDARNYMDRHCVYYRKPFLESGTLSTMGNIQVVVPFLTESYSSSQDPPEKSIPICTLKNFPNAIEHTLYALRVLHVQG from the coding sequence ATGGATCTCATTAAAAAGAGTAACTTGAACAGGCAGTTTTTGTTCCGACCGCATGATGTACAGCAGCCCAAATCGAGCGTAGCAGCAAAGGCCGTGAAGCGCATGAACGGCGATATCAAAGTGGTTTCCCATGAGAACCGTGTTTGTCCAGAAACAGAGAAGATTTACGACGACAAATTCTTTGAACGTTTGGATGGCGTTGCTAATACTCTGGATAACATAGACGCGCGCAACTACATGGATCGCCACTGCGTCTATTACCGGAAGCCCTTTTTGGAATCGGGTACACTCAGTACGATGGGTAACATTCAGGTCGTGGTGCCATTCTTGACCGAGTCCTACAGTTCTTCGCAGGATCCTCCGGAGAAGTCAATCCCTATCTGTAcgctgaagaatttcccgaatgctATTGAGCATACTCTGTATGCTTTACGCGTTCTTCATGTCCAAGGATAA